A part of Tigriopus californicus strain San Diego chromosome 10, Tcal_SD_v2.1, whole genome shotgun sequence genomic DNA contains:
- the LOC131888690 gene encoding toll-like receptor Tollo: MERKVIAIAVVCFLSVSSLACEYQENGQTIVCHMNSLSDPQPPQNTDFSQAKKIHVKCTDTFFTESQLKSEQFGNLPFLESLDIQFCKLRQVPSRTFSGLTNLRQLTIQSHNSEWSSVLMEVDAHSFQNLEHVQSLDLAHNNIWSMPSEVLCSMSKLLEANFSNNHLLEVSDLGLSSRKGCRTTLNSLDLSNNHIGSIQDGDLIQTPNLTKLSLAGNRISIMGDRSLESLTNLEELNLSDNQLAALPPTIFNRSQSLHRLELQNNSLTLLPSGIFEGLSNLVVLNLSRNAISSHLLSKDTFSGLKNLQVLDLSWNEMTKIEDTTFQHLASLRSLNLQHNNIHIVKSQGFNSLVNLNILALSFNEIEELSSDMMSGLSQLSSLSMEHNKIKSIGMIEPLPSLTDLTLSNNQLKSVPEFISSSAANLKTIDLGDNQIKEINPRDLGGLANLYGLRLAGNQISTISNQTFENVTNIHILNLAHNQISSLEGGAFHRLQNLRALRLDNNRLEDINGLVASLRQLQWLNISSNSLQWFDYAFIPTSLEWLDMSHNSVSELGNFYNLRNFGIRTLQAAHNKIRVLTVDSFPNSLEHIDMNSNELDKIEPFTFGKLEELKMVDLRHNGIQSLYRDSLRSASRHQDQPQFALASNPLKCDCQLAWLGEEVTVVGRDEGSRDDQPQSTAGFGRVSDINELECSVPTRSNQVMPLILVPGSDFLCPYTAHCSAQCMCCDFYACDCRFQCPDGCRCFHDQKWSQNIVQCSGREHHSVPLLVPLDATEVRLDGNNLQHLDTQSFLGRDNVKELYLNGSNIISLGNKTFAGLDNLEVLHLEDNNIGEIMGSEFNSLRNLRELYLHNNDLVFIHEVAFQALMNLVTLTLDGNLLTIFPVWRLYDNPDLRGLTLSRNTWSCECNFIQPFNDFLEKNHRIIPDYDLVQCVSDNIIDENSLGESGILCSQSQGSYLEQNNGSSVPERDSSTLNLATILVPIVVAVCVLVLGFFAIFVFRANIIAWLYNKSSDIYEQRSGASSSSAQSTSSTYSQGKLFDVYISYSMQDTDFVDQTLAPTLEQGSTSYKLCLHQRDFPSNVSLYDTVSVATESSTRVLVVLSRAYLTVDWPQVKIPLRNALKDNGKVIFLTIEDLSESEINSDADLASYYKSFPFIRWGSAGFLQKLKFFLPESAFQTFQRNITLRNQYRQAVTGLTPHHHHNPASTSVTSSSSLIPSLLSPSNLVYGDRKALESLQYHQHPHYQPHHSQQPYQQQHQHAYGRSEGLANGSPTISSLYGENVYQSISDKDHIYQSLEPNKFLLRTLDHSSSPRQISHQQKSALLLNNIIAPRSTVTTPIPNQYFHEHSHSTSSGTQLLSNQGEEYIV; encoded by the exons ATGGAGAGGAAAGTGATTGCGATTGCAGTTGTGTGCTTCCTAAGTGTGTCGTCGCTGGCTTGTGAGTATCAAGAAAATGGGCAAACGATTGTGTGCCATATGAACTCCTTGAGCGATCCTCAGCCTCCGCAGAATACCGATTTCTCACAAGCCAAGAAGATCCATGTCAAGTGTACCGATACGTTCTTCACCGAGTCCCAGCTGAAGTCTGAACAATTTGGGAACCTGCCTTTCTTGGAGTCGCTGGATATTCAGTTTTGTAAGCTTCGTCAAGTCCCCTCCCGAACTTTCTCGGGCCTGACCAATTTGCGACAATTGACCATTCAAAGTCATAACTCTGAATGGTCCTCTGTTCTTATGGAGGTAGATGCTCACAGTTTTCAAAACCTCGAGCATGTCCAGAGCCTAGATTTAGCCCACAACAACATTTGGTCGATGCCTTCCGAGGTACTTTGCTCCATGTCCAAGCTGTTGGAGGCTAATTTCTCGAACAATCATCTTTTGGAGGTTTCCGATCTAGGACTTTCCTCTCGAAAGGGTTGCAGGACTactttgaactcattggacCTCTCTAATAACCATATTGGGTCCATTCAAGATGGTGACTTGATACAAACACCAAATCTGACGAAGCTGAGCTTGGCTGGAAACCGAATCAGCATCATGGGGGATCGATCCTTGGAATCCCTTACCAATTTGGAAGAGCTTAACCTCTCTGACAATCAATTGGCTGCCCTGCCTCCCACCATTTTCAATAGGAGCCAATCCCTGCACAGACTGGAGCTGCAAAACAACTCTTTAACTCTCTTACCCTCTGGTATCTTTGAAGGTCTGAGCAACCTCGTTGTATTGAACTTATCTCGGAACGCCATCTCGAGTCATCTTCTCTCGAAAGACACTTTCTCAGGCTTGAAGAATCTCCAAGTTTTGGATTTATCCTGGAACGAAATGACCAAGATCGAAGACACCACGTTTCAGCATCTTGCAAGCTTGCGCAGCCTCAATCTTCAGCACAACAACATCCATATCGTCAAGAGCCAGGGCTTCAACTCCCTTGttaatttgaacattttggccCTGTCATTCAACGAGATTGAAGAACTGTCATCGGACATGATGAGCGGGTTGTCTCAACTCAGCTCGCTGTCCATGGAGCAtaacaaaatcaaatccatCGGAATGATTGAACCCCTGCCCTCCCTCACTGATTTGACTCTGAGCAACAACCAGCTTAAATCGGTTCCGGAATTCATCAGCAGCTCTGCGGCCAATCTCAAGACCATTGATCTGGGCGACAACCAAATCAAGGAAATTAATCCTCGTGATTTAGGGGGTTTGGCCAACTTGTACGGTTTGCGTTTAGCAGGAAATCAAATCTCAACAATCAGTAATCAAACCTTTGAAAACGTGACCAATATTCACATCCTGAACTTGGCTCACAATCAAATCTCGTCTTTGGAAGGTGGAGCATTTCATCGCCTTCAAAATTTACGTGCTCTGAGATTGGACAATAATCGTTTAGAGGATATTAACGGTCTGGTAGCTTCCCTTCGCCAACTCCAGTGGTTGAACATCTCGAGCAATTCCCTCCAATGGTTCGATTATGCCTTCATCCCCACCTCCTTGGAATGGTTGGACATGAGCCACAACTCGGTGAGCGAGCTGGGAAACTTTTACAATCTCCGAAACTTCGGCATCAGGACTCTGCAAGCCGCCCATAACAAGATCCGCGTCCTCACCGTGGATTCCTTTCCCAATAGCCTCGAGCACATTGACATGAATAGCAATGAACTGGACAAGATTGAGCCATTCACATTTGGGAAGCTTGAGGAGCTGAAAATGGTCGATCTGAGACATAATGGCATTCAGAGTCTGTACCGAGACTCGTTGCGTTCCGCCAGCAGACATCAAG ATCAACCACAATTTGCTTTGGCATCTAATCCGCTCAAATGCGATTGTCAATTAGCCTGGCTTGGCGAAGAAGTCACTGTTGTCGGCAGGGATGAAGGAAGCCGTGATGACCAACCACAATCGACGGCGGGATTTGGTCGAGTCTCCGACATCAATGAGTTGGAATGCTCCGTGCCAACTCGTTCAAATCAAGTCATGCCTTTAATTCTGGTACCAGGAAGCGACTTCTTGTGCCCGTACACCGCCCATTGCTCAGCCCAATGCATGTGTTGCGACTTCTACGCCTGTGACTGTCGGTTCCAATGCCCAGATGGATGCAGGTGTTTCCATGACCAGAAGTGGTCCCAAAATATCGTCCAATGCTCGGGTCGCGAGCACCACAGTGTTCCATTGCTGGTTCCTTTGGACGCCACCGAGGTTCGATTGGATGGTAACAATCTTCAACACTTGGACACCCAAAGCTTCCTGGGTCGGGACAATGTGAAAGAGCTTTATTTGAATGGCAGCAACATCATCAGTTTGGGCAACAAGACCTTTGCCGGACTGGACAACCTGGAAGTGCTCCATTTAGAAGACAACAACATTGGTGAGATAATGGGAAGCGAGTTCAACTCTCTGAGGAATCTCCGCGAGTTGTACTTGCACAATAATGACCTGGTGTTCATCCATGAAGTGGCATTCCAAGCTTTGATGAACCTGGTCACTCTCACTCTGGATGGCAATCTGCTGACCATTTTCCCGGTTTGGAGACTCTATGACAACCCTGATCTCCGGGGGCTCACCCTCTCACGAAATACTTGGTCGTGTGAATGCAATTTCATTCAGCCATTCAACGATTTCTTGGAGAAGAACCACAGAATCATTCCTGATTACGACTTGGTTCAATGTGTGAGCGATAACATCATTGACGAGAATTCTCTGGGAGAGAGTGGGATCCTTTGCAGTCAAAGCCAAGGATCCTATCTCGAGCAGAACAATGGCAGCTCGGTACCAGAGAGAGATTCGTCCACCCTGAACTTGGCAACCATCTTGGTACCCATCGTAGTGGCTGTGTGTGTCCTCGTCCTGGGATTCTTTGCCATCTTCGTATTTAGAGCGAACATCATTGCTTGGTTGTACAATAAGTCCTCGGATATCTACGAACAACGAAGCGGAGCCAGCTCCTCGTCGGCCCAATCTACCAGTTCCACCTATTCCCAAGGCAAACTTTTTGACGTCTACATCAGCTACTCGATGCAAGACACTGATTTTGTCGACCAGACCCTTGCACCTACTTTGGAGCAAGGGAGCACATCCTACAAGCTCTGTCTCCACCAAAGGGACTTCCCATCGAATGTCTCATTGTACGATACGGTGTCCGTGGCCACCGAGTCCAGCACTCGAGTATTGGTCGTTCTCTCGAGGGCCTACTTGACCGTGGATTGGCCTCAAGTCAAGATCCCTTTGAGGAATGCCCTCAAAGACAATGGAAAAGTGATTTTTCTCACGATCGAGGACCTCTCCGAGAGTGAGATCAATTCAGACGCCGACCTGGCCTCGTATTACAAATCTTTTCCCTTCATTCGTTGGGGTTCAGCGGGGTTCTTACAGAAACTCAAGTTCTTCTTGCCCGAGTCGGCCTTTCAGACATTCCAAAGAAATATCACCCTCCGTAACCAATATCGTCAGGCTGTTACCGGCCTCAcaccccaccaccaccacaaccccGCCTCCACTTCGGTGACTTCCTCATCTTCCCTCATCCCCTCCCTTCTTTCCCCCTCCAACTTGGTCTATGGCGACAGGAAAGCGTTGGAAAGTCTCCAATATCACCAACACCCTCACTATCAACCCCACCACTCACAACAGCCCTATCAACAGCAGCATCAGCATGCATATGGAAGGTCAGAGGGCTTGGCCAACGGAAGCCCCACCATTTCCTCTCTCTATGGGGAGAACGTGTATCAAAGCATCTCCGACAAGGACCATATCTACCAATCCTTGGAGCCCAATAAGTTCCTACTCCGAACGCTGGACCATTCCAGCAGTCCCCGACAAATTAGCCATCAACAGAAATCAGCATTATTGCTGAATAATATCATTGCCCCTCGGTCGACGGTGACCACACCCATTCCCAATCAATATTTCCACGAGCATTCCCATTCCACTTCAAGTGGAACGCAGTTGCTCTCCAATCAAGGAGAGGAATACATTGTTTGA
- the LOC131888692 gene encoding elastase-1-like, whose protein sequence is MKSQILVFFAVYAIHSLVEGSGSGVDITVSDVPAITSRMSLIDSPVACNQRVRVRPGFSYSFNSPAGQLGTTSRCVWKFVIPANSESVLTCDRYQVPCSWRHLFKIGGTNFCTASTGVFTNYGFTISNSRRLTLPVVFRIHRRASDIGEGVQGCRVYLVEPTSTSTTTTPSPTTPSPTTPTTVASSSTNQPQSQCGRSSTNRIVGGNVATPNDYPWIAFIYTQRVVDGQTQGYVCGGTILNNNWLVTAAHCVQGAASVSVRMGCHDYDVCEAVIAASSFLIHPNYNTQNLDSDIALIQLVSPVTFSTNIQPACLPASDLPDNTEITVAGWGLTSTVPNATISSVLKEGTMYSKPASVCISHYGPTFNSNTQICGEDIGINANANICSGDSGTSMGTYLNQQFQLDGVNSFVSSAGCDAGPQGFVRVYAFVPWILNNIQP, encoded by the exons ATGAAATCGCAGATTTTGGTG TTTTTCGCTGTGTACGCCATTCACTCCTTGGTAGAAGGTTCCGGAAGTGGAGTCGACATCACGGTTTCCGATGTACCAGCGATCACTTCTCGAATGAGCTTGATTGATTCGCCAGTAGCTTGCAATCAGAGGGTGAGGGTCAGGCCAGGATTTTCGTATTCCTTCAACAGTCCAGCGGGTCAACTTGGAACAACTTCGAG GTGCGTTTGGAAGTTCGTCATACCCGCCAACTCGGAATCGGTCCTTACATGTGACCGCTATCAAGTCCCATGCTCTTGGAGGCACCTGTTCAAAATAGGTGGAACCAATTTTTGCACCGCGAGCACGGGGGTGTTCACGAACTACGGCTTCACAATCAGCAATTCGCGGCGACTCACTTTACCAGTGGTGTTCAGGATCCATAGAAGGGCCTCAGATATTGGGGAAGGTGTCCAAGGCTGTCGTGTTTACCTGGTTGAGCCAACTTCCACatctaccaccaccactccaAGCCCAACCACTCCAAGCCCAACCACCCCAACCACGGTAGCATCTTCATCTACCAATCAACCGCAATCCCAATGTGGAAGGAGCTCTACGAACAGAATAGTGGGAGGAAATGTGGCCACGCCCAACGACTATCCTTGGATTGCATTTATCTATACACAGCGAG TGGTCGATGGTCAGACCCAAGGCTACGTCTGCGGCGGCACTATCCTCAATAACAACTGGTTGGTGACCGCGGCCCATTGTGTTCAGGGTGCCGCGTCGGTGAGTGTGAGGATGGGTTGTCACGACTACGACGTATGCGAGGCTGTGATAGCTGCGAGTTCGTTTTTAATCCATCCCAACTACAACACCCAGAACTTAGATAGTGACATTGCTTTGATTCAGTTGGTCTCTCCGGTGACATTTAGCACGAACATCCAACCTGCTTGCCTCCCAGCCTCGGATTTGCCGGATAATACGGAAATCACCGTGGCCGGATGGGGCTTGACCTCCACTGTCCCGAATGCTACAATTTCTAGCGTGCTCAAGGAA GGCACAATGTATTCCAAACCCGCCAGTGTGTGTATCAGTCACTACGGCCCCACTTTCAATAGCAACACTCAGATTTGTGGAGAAGATATTGGGAtcaatgccaatgccaatATTTGCAGTGGCGATTCTGGAACGTCAATGGGCACTTATTTGAatcaacaatttcaattggatggGGTCAATTCGTTCGTGAGCTCTGCAGGATGTGACGCTGGTCCCCAAGGATTTGTGCGTGTGTACGCGTTTGTCCCGTGGATCCTAAACAATATTCAACCATAA